The following proteins are co-located in the Cardiocondyla obscurior isolate alpha-2009 linkage group LG12, Cobs3.1, whole genome shotgun sequence genome:
- the LOC139107108 gene encoding cubilin isoform X5 encodes MLADDLLDQFASFFLCSGQPLTRYGCNMASVLWHVSGDHFLSPIFVLLFLLCPHNSAAREVIDAPLRDYVPSLPPPPPPPPGGLPTARTPRCDQKFVSTLDGPLNGTFHAPTLINPEEEPRQCVYTFLAGPRQRVELIFTSFGLRGKPPDGSAVGELPACVHEYMDIYSEIRSENTTKLIETPFGGRFCGPIPPRRRVSLYQGIALSFFTDKNITLPHVFGGIYRFLNASEYEVGTPEPSTPCSFTIHAETKRTGNILSPTYPGTYPKDLVCTYQFIGQSGQRIRLEFRDFDLFFGGPHCPLDYVKVYDGLDNSSAVIGTYCGQQRNLVLYSSENSLYVLFSTLKRTANTQNRGFKGIFEFSESFVSLDFIKEYQGEHIRGSECDQKILSKKETSGHVVSPNFPYPYIPKVVCRYFIYGMQDSQHLERVRLEFLVFTIQIPKGETTCTDGYLKLYLKGQEATDSYDKFDYEMCGNRSNPSHVVSDGPRLVMVFSSGELQAQGFKARYIFETEYKIPGTAAPDGSCTFTYRSSSRKRGEFNSPRYPSNYPSDTNCTYFFLATPNEQVSLIFDHFKVRTKNVNVTVGHYGYEACQDDWLEIYNMYRDDTEKLVGRYCGGTAPGPVESNLGALGLKVILHSDSELVYSGFKARYTFEIAKPIFGDCGTNISSVNYGIITSPNFPNKYDGPAKNLATKTCNWFIRVRPNQKILLNFELFSVEGDQLARGCPAAVLRMWDSLTSASREFCGVKNLDDNWNYLSEDNNMRLSFISADKAVGQSGFRAVWTEVGMDTDCENHFLCAKSRYCIDESLRCNNIDNCGPNDSSDEENCAASAPLSPALAGVSTAMLLLSLCFVFVAI; translated from the exons CCCGCGAGGTAATTGATGCACCACTTCGAGACTACGTTCCATCACtgccaccaccaccaccaccaccaccgggAGGGCTCCCTACTGCCAGAACACCAA GGTGCGACCAAAAATTCGTGAGCACTCTTGACGGACCGCTAAACGGAACGTTTCACGCGCCGACGTTGATCAACCCTGAAGAAGAACCGCGACAGTGCGTGTATACATTTCTCGCGGGGCCGCGTCAGCGggtcgagttgattttcacCTCGTTTGGTCTTCGGGGTAAACCGCCAGA TGGATCTGCTGTGGGAGAACTACCTGC CTGCGTTCACGAATATATGGATATATATTCGGAGATACGATCGGAGAACACGACCAAGTTAATAGAGACACCTTTTGGTGGACGATTCTGCGGACCAATTCCTCCACGTAGACGGGTCTCTCTGTACCAAGGAATTGCTCTCAGTTTTTTCACCGACAAGAATATCACGTTGCCGCACGTATTCGGTGGTATTTACAGATTTCTTAACGCCT CCGAATATGAGGTTGGCACCCCGGAGCCAAGTACCCCGTGCTCTTTTACGATACATGCGGAAACTAAGCGCACCGGAAATATATTGTCTCCCACTTATCCCGGCACTTATCCGAAAGATCTCGTTTGCACCTATCAATTTATCGGGCAGAGTGGACAACGTATACGGTTGGAATTTCGTGACTTTGATTTGTTCTTTGGTGGGCCACA TTGCCCGTTGGATTACGTGAAAGTGTACGACGGTCTTGACAATTCGTCTGCCGTTATCGGCACGTACTGCGGTCAGCAACGAAATTTAGTGTTATATTCCTCGGAGAATAGCTTGTACGTGCTATTTTCCACATTGAAGCGTACGGCGAATACTCAAAACCGAGGATTTAAAGGCATATTTGAGTTTTCGGAAAGTTTCGTCAGCCTGG ATTTTATTAAGGAGTATCAAGGCGAGCATATCCGTGGTTCCGAATGCGATCAAAAAATCCTTAGCAAAAAGGAAACGTCAGGACACGTAGTTAGTCCGAATTTTCCATATCCTTATATACCAAAGGTTGTCTGCCGTTATTTTATCTATGGTATGCAGGATTCGCAACATCTGGAACGCGTGCGATTGGAATTTTTAGTATTTACAATACAGATACCTAAAGGAGA GACAACGTGTACCGATGGCTATCTGAAATTGTATTTGAAAGGCCAAGAAGCGACGGACTCTTATGATAAATTCGATTATGAGATGTGTGGTAACAGGAGCAATCCGAGCCATGTAGTTAGCGATGGTCCGAGACTGGTGATGGTGTTTAGTAGCGGAGAACTACAGGCACAGGGTTTTAAAGCTAG ATACATTTTTGAAACGGAATACAAGATACCGGGTACCGCGGCGCCCGACGGCAGCTGCACCTTCACTTATCGTAGTTCTTCCCGTAAACGCGGTGAATTTAATTCACCTCGGTATCCCAGCAATTATCCGAGCGACACgaattgtacgtatttctttttagcgACGCCAAACGAGCAGGTTTCTTTGATCTTCGATCACTTTAAAGTTCGTACGAAAAACGTTAATGTGACAGTCGGACATTATGG ATACGAAGCGTGCCAAGACGATTGGCTGGAGATTTACAATATGTATCGAGATGATACGGAGAAATTGGTAGGAAGGTATTGCGGCGGGACCGCGCCGGGCCCGGTCGAATCTAATCTCGGTGCTCTTGGCTTAAAAGTAATCTTACACTCTGATTCCGAGCTTGTCTACAGTGGCTTTAAAGCGCGTTACACTTTTGAGATCGCTAAACCTATTTTTGGAG ATTGTGGAACAAATATTAGTAGTGTAAATTACGGTATAATAACCAGCCCGAATTTTCCGAACAAATATGATGGCCCGGCAAAAAATTTAGCTACTAAAACTTGCAACTGGTTTATAAGAGTTCGGCCAAATCAGAAGatacttttaaatttcgaACTCTTCTCTGTAGAAGGAGATCAATTAG cacGAGGTTGTCCCGCAGCTGTATTACGTATGTGGGATTCGTTAACGTCTGCTTCGCGCGAGTTTTGTGGTGTTAAAAATCTCGACGACAATTGGAATTACCTATCGGAAGATAATAATATGCGACTCAG TTTTATATCGGCTGATAAAGCGGTAGGACAAAGTGGTTTTCGAGCGGTATGGACCGAAGTGGGCATGGACACAGACTGCGAGAATCACTTTCTATGCGCCAAAAGTAGATACTGCATCGACGAATCGCTACGGTGCAATAACATTGATAATTGCGGGCCAAATGATTCGTCGGACGAGGAGAACT GTGCAGCATCAGCCCCATTGTCTCCAGCACTGGCTGGGGTATCTACTGCCATGCTTCTTCTCTCT